One genomic window of Candidatus Nitrospira inopinata includes the following:
- a CDS encoding YheT family hydrolase produces the protein MVDPIPIYEPPLLLRNPHLMTLVPRYLPRTTLLTDLPHESRVFATEPATQLLGHCHWQRDRTSAPTVVLVHGLEGSSDSRYMLGIAAKAYRAGFNVIRMNQRNCGGTEHLSPTLYNSGLSNDYRAIVRELATRDGLNRIWLVGYSMGGNLVLKAAGELGNDEPALAGVAAVCPNIDPTVCARALEEPRNWLYHRHFLNGLKARLRRKAVLFPGKWDLARLDTITRISEFDHWYTAPDGGYQSGADYYDRAGARHVVGSLAVPTLIITAQDDPFIPYPMFTVPTILDHPLIRLVAPRHGGHCGFYHRSRNGEDAYWAENRIVDFLREGTKGFTTARERPEFHVRTGP, from the coding sequence ATGGTCGATCCGATTCCCATCTACGAGCCGCCGCTCTTGCTGCGCAATCCCCATCTCATGACGCTCGTGCCTCGGTACCTCCCGCGAACGACGTTGCTCACGGACCTGCCTCACGAATCTCGCGTCTTCGCCACGGAGCCTGCCACGCAACTGCTCGGCCATTGCCACTGGCAACGCGACCGAACGTCCGCTCCCACGGTCGTATTGGTCCATGGGCTCGAAGGATCGAGCGACTCGCGTTACATGCTCGGCATCGCGGCCAAGGCCTATCGGGCCGGGTTCAACGTCATTCGGATGAACCAGCGCAACTGCGGCGGCACGGAGCACCTCTCCCCGACCCTCTACAACAGTGGCTTGAGCAACGACTACCGCGCGATTGTGCGAGAACTGGCCACACGAGACGGCCTCAATCGCATCTGGCTCGTCGGCTACTCCATGGGCGGCAATCTGGTCCTCAAGGCAGCTGGTGAGCTGGGCAACGATGAGCCTGCCTTGGCCGGTGTCGCGGCCGTCTGCCCGAACATCGATCCGACGGTGTGCGCCCGTGCGCTGGAGGAGCCTCGCAATTGGCTCTATCACCGTCATTTTTTGAATGGGCTCAAGGCTCGGCTGCGGCGCAAGGCTGTTCTGTTTCCAGGCAAGTGGGATCTGGCTCGCCTCGATACCATCACCCGCATCAGTGAGTTCGATCACTGGTACACCGCCCCCGATGGAGGATACCAAAGCGGCGCGGACTATTATGACCGGGCTGGAGCGCGGCACGTGGTGGGGTCCCTTGCCGTCCCCACCTTGATCATCACGGCCCAAGATGACCCGTTTATTCCATATCCAATGTTCACCGTGCCGACTATCCTTGACCATCCGCTGATCCGCCTGGTTGCTCCCCGGCACGGAGGCCATTGCGGGTTCTATCACCGCAGCCGAAATGGGGAAGACGCCTATTGGGCCGAAAACAGGATCGTCGATTTTCTGCGGGAAGGCACGAAAGGATTTACGACGGCAAGGGAGCGTCCGGAGTTTCACGTTCGAACAGGGCCCTGA